A region of the Candidatus Zixiibacteriota bacterium genome:
GGTGTCGGGCGACCCCGACGGGGCAGTTATCCTGCCCGACACGTCAAGACAGTCAGTCCGCCGCGGCGGAATCGCTACAAGATAAGAGAATATGAGATTGCCACACCAGCCACAGAGTACGCCATAGGGTGCAGGCCAGAGACGGCCTGCACGAGAAGCCAAACAAGAGCTATTGATTGATCACACCGCCAGCCCTCGCAGTACGCGCAGATTTTCAATATCCTCGGCAAGCGTGTCTTCGTCTTTGGGAGTCTCGATAATTTTGGGAATGGCGGCAAGCCTTTTATCTGTTACGATATTACGGAATGCCTCCAGACCGATGAAGCCTTTTCCGATATGCTCATGCCGGTCTTTTTTGGCTCCGAATTCTTTTTTGCTGTCGTTCATGTGAATTATTTTAAGTCGTTTCAATCCGATGACAGAATCGAAAGTGGCCATTGTTTTTTTGTAATCCTTCGGATCGCTAATAGGATATCCGGCGGAAAAAACATGACAGGTGTCCATGCACACCCCAAGCTGGGCATGTTTATGCGCATGGTCGATGATATAGGCGATCTGCTCAAAGGTATAGCCGAGGTTTGAGCCCTGGCCGGCGGTCGTCTCAAGCAGGAGACAGACATTGTTGTTGGTAAGTTCATCGAAAAGGCGAATGAGATTAGCGACTATTGCATTGAGACCAGTCTCTTCGCCTGAACCGACATGCGAGCCGGGATGCATGACAAGACAGGGGATTTTCAATAGTTCACAGCGCTCCATCTCCTCTTTGAGGGCAAGGTAGGATTTTTTATTCAGTTCCGGATTGGGCGAAGCGATATTGATCAGATAGCTTGTGTGCGAGGTGGCAACTGTGACTTTTGTATCCAGGATGAGTTTGAAATACTGGTCCAACTCTTTTGTTTCGAGTTTTTTGGCGCGCCATTGGCTGTTTGATTTGTTGAATATCTGGATTGTTCCGCAGGTTGCCTTTTGGCCCCGGGTGATGGCGTTGAAAACTCCGCCGGCAATTGATTCATGGGCTCCGAATAACATAGAGTATGACTCCGCTGTTCAGTTTGTTTACTGTAGAAATAATAATGACTGGAGGTTATAAAATCAAATTGTTCTTCTCTTGTAGCGATGACGTAACCGGGATAAGCCGGTGCACGAGGCTTCCAGTCGCCTAACTGCACGGCTAAGCGCAGCCCGCGGCGCCCTATATCTTCCGCGCTATCAGCCAGGCGTTGGAGGCTTTTTCAAAACCCACATGCCCATAATATCCCGCTGCGGTTGGGGCCTCAAGAAGCAGGAATGTCACCCTGCCG
Encoded here:
- a CDS encoding deoxyribonuclease IV is translated as MLFGAHESIAGGVFNAITRGQKATCGTIQIFNKSNSQWRAKKLETKELDQYFKLILDTKVTVATSHTSYLINIASPNPELNKKSYLALKEEMERCELLKIPCLVMHPGSHVGSGEETGLNAIVANLIRLFDELTNNNVCLLLETTAGQGSNLGYTFEQIAYIIDHAHKHAQLGVCMDTCHVFSAGYPISDPKDYKKTMATFDSVIGLKRLKIIHMNDSKKEFGAKKDRHEHIGKGFIGLEAFRNIVTDKRLAAIPKIIETPKDEDTLAEDIENLRVLRGLAV